The nucleotide sequence AATTCCCACATTGCCAAAAGTTTTTTGAGATCGtttttaaataacaaatatttattaaatcataGTAACTAACGACCTTAAGATCTAGTTTAGTAAGATTATATTGCTCAGACTTGCGATGCCTAATTATTGGCCATAACCTTGTTGGCCCATTGGCGGATCGCGGAGACGTCTGTGTAGACGCCAGGATATCCGGGTCTGGCACATCCGTAACCGAAGGACACTATGCCTACCAGGACATTGTTCCTGGTCACCGGACCACCGGAATCTCCACTGCAGGCATCCTTCCCAGCAGCGCGGGCACAGATCATAAACTTGGTGATGGTCGCCCTACCGCGGTAATTCAATCGACACTTCTTCTGCCTGACCACTCTGACCTGGGCGGCCTCCAGAGTTTGGGAAGCCGTAGTGCCACTTTCCCTAGTTATTCCCCATCCCGCAATCCTTACGTTTGCACCAGCCTTGGGTCGCGAAGTGGCCATGGATATGGTTCCTATATTTGTGCCCGTTAGGGTTTCGTTTAGTTTGAGCAGCGCTGCATCCATGTTCATTTTATTCGTAGTAAACTTGGGCGCCACGTGGATAGAATCGACGGAGCGGGTGATGCCATCGCTGCCATCCAAAGTGCTGGTTCCAGCGCGAACCGTGAAATCGGAGGCACTGTGTCCTTTGACACAATGGGCGGCGGTTATGACCCACCTGTCGGTGAGGAGCGAACCCCCACACAGGTTCGATCCCCGACGCAATTGGACAATATAGGGAGCGGTGGAAACCGAGGTGGAGGTGCCACCCACAATCCTTGATTCAATCTTGGCCGGAGTTGCGGTCTTCTTGTTTTGATTCACCTTCTTGGTGGAGACTTTCCGGCTGTTTCCGGCTTGTTTTCTCCTGGCCGCTAGTTTGTTTCCACTAGCATTTCTGAGTCGCCTGTTTTTCCTTTGATTCCTGGCAACCGCCGTTTCACCCAGATCGGTGAGCTCTGCCAGGAGCAACATGGCCAATATAAAATAATCCCACCGCCAAAGCATCTCGCTGTGAACTGTTACGATTTTGACCTTTTCCCGTCTTTTATGGCCGGATATTCGGCAAAAACATTAAGAAACCACCTGAGCAAACACATCGGGTCACAATGGAAGTGGTAGTGCCCACTTCAATGGCATTGTTCCGGCTCCAGGTAACGTCAACGATCAGGGTTAACCAATCTAATACTGATTAATACAGATTCGAAGCAGATCTAGCAATACCGGCGCATATTATCGATTATCCAGTCGGATAGGTAACTGACATCGGAGTAAACCCCGGGACTATCTGCGGCGGCACAGCGATTGGCCCTGCCCCATGAGACGACGCCCACGAGGAAACCATGGGCGTTGACCACTGGTCCCCCGGAATCGGCGGCACAGGCATCTTTCAAGCCCGGAACCGATGCACAGAACATGCTGTCCGTAATATTCCGATAGCCACGATATAAATCCCGACACTCCCATTGTGGCATTACTTGCACATGGACGCTGTGCAGCTGATTGGGCAGCGATGTGGATCTGTCGTCGGTTAGTCCCCAGCCGGAAACCCGGACAAAAGACCCAGGGCGTGGAGAATTCAAAGCCAAGGAAATGGGTCGAGCAACGGAGGCCTGGAGCGGATGCTGTAGCTGCAGGAGAGCCACATCGTGGTCCAAAGTGGTGCGACTGTAGGCCGCTGGCAGCAGTATCTTCCTCACATAGCGGGCATTGCTCATATCCCGCAGATAAGTGACCCCGCCGCGAACCACGAAGTCGGAAGGTTGACCCTCTTTCAGGCAGTGGGCGGCGGTCAAGACGCAACGGGGAGTAACCAAAGATCCGCCGCACTCGAAGTTGCCACGCCGCCGGATGTTGACCACGTGCGGCTGATTCCACACATCACTAGGATGACCGCCCACAACGCGAGGACTCCGTCGTAAGTCTAGCTCCTCTGCCGCAGACTCTGAAATCCAAATCATCCACATCATCAGCGGAAGCAGCACAACTTGCATCTCGATCTTAACTGGTCTATGATGGGTTTTTCGATGGACTGGATCCCCAAACCATAGATCACAATCATTTATAGAGGCGAGCGGCACTGACCTTACCCAACGAGAACGAGCACTTACAAAAAACACCTGTTCACCGCTGTTTACACACGGCAATGAACTTGGTGTTATGGAGGCTAGTGGAAGTTGGGAGACACTGTTCCCACTCTATGGAGTTTGTTTAGGGTTCTGAATAGATACTCCAAAATCGGAGAGTGGGAACACTATAAGTTATATTTCATTGGGAGTACCGACCTTAAGATAAGATATCACATATAGTACGTCAATATGTGATAAAAGGGTTTAACATATCATGTTATTAAATATTGTACATACGTCAATATATGAAAAAAAGGTATTGTAAATGAGTCACAAAATATTGGAAGCATAAGGTGTTCCCAAGTGTTGTTTTAAGATGTAGAAAAATATATCTAAATTAAATAAGATATTCTATCAAACATTTCTGAGTAACTTATCAAAAGTTAATTGATATAagatataattatatattgtTTCTTTTAGTATGATATCCTTATGTCGTTGTAACCTATCAAAATGTAATCTTCCAGTTTTTCTCACCACGGACATCTCACCGGGACGCCAGAAGCTGCACGCCCAGATCCAAATAGATGTGGGCGAGCTGTCCGCTCACGGGAGCACCGCTGCCACCTTCTACATCTTCAGCCTGGCTGAGGCGGAGATTAAGTTGCAACAGAGGTTAAGCTACACTTTGGATGTGGATCGCGGCCCAGGAGGAGGTGGCACCAATGCCCGCGTGAGCACTGCTCCGAACAGCTCGGAGTCCACACCAGATCACGAGGTTAAGGGTTTGGTTCAGAGCCTGGCGGCCATTTCTCCGGTGCAAATCGAGTACCTGGATGAGACGCGGTTACGAAAGTCTCGGGAGGATACACTCACAGTGCGATGTTACGGGGACTTCAAGTTTACGGCCCGTTTCTACACTTTGGACAGGAAGCCTTTGAGCCAGGTGTATCGTGGCGAGAACTTCCTGCTGAGGGCCAACACGGAAGTGGTGGCCGTGGACGATGTGGAGATACTGGACAGCTTCtttatatgtgtatgtatCCTAAAGATTTTGTAGGAAAACTCAAATAACTTCCATTTCCCACCAGGATCACAACCTAGTGCAATCAAACTACAGCTTTAAGCAGAAGAAATACACCAACAAGTACAGCGCCGGCGAGCAACTGGAGAGCGTGATAGTCCTCCGGACGAATGCCACTCTGCGCGACTGGACGACTGCCCGTGATCTGGATCATCGTGGCAAGCTGGAGGGCAAGGCGGTGGCTAGTAAGTTCATCAGGCCGGCAGTGAAACCCTCTACAGAGGAACCTCTGGCTCCTACACCGCCCGCTGGTATGAGTGCCTATATGAGCAAGAGTCTGGTGACCAAGATACCCACAACTATGACCATCATAAACAGCAATTCGGCGGTGTCCAATGCCCTGCAGGTGGCCAATGCGGGTGTGATGAGCAGCTCGTTGCAGTCGGATGATGTCAACGTGGCTGAGGAAGCCATAAATACCCAAGAGGGGATGAAAACCACTCGGCTCATTTACAACAAGGCTCTGGAAGCTGTGCAGGGAACGGGTCATTGTCGTGGCTTCATCAAGGGTATTTACACGCTTGAGGGAAACCCATCTCTCGTGCCTATTTTCGGAGTATTCTGCATTCGCTGGCGAAGGGCTAATGGCAAGGAGGAGAACGAATCCAAGTTTGTGATCAGTGGTCTGGACATTGCGGAGCCGCCGCTGAATATCTACTGCACCATCGAGGAGAAGATGTTTGTGAAGATGCCCATGGCCTTTAAGGTGGTGCTGAAGAATCCCACCACGCATGTCCTCCACCTGATAGCCAACCTGAGTATCAGCAAAACAGATAACTTTATATGTTCGGGTCACAAGCAGGTGAGTTTGTTTTGCAAAGCCCTTTGTGACTCGTAACTTTAACTTATGATACTCACAGCTGGACATCTCCATAATGGCCTACGAGGAAAAGGAGCTGGTCTACAACCTGTATCCCTTGCAAGTGGGCTGGCAGGAGTTGCCGGTGCTAAGTCTAGAGTACAATACCAAGGCGGATCCTCAGAAGAACGACAGCCAGAATGCCTTGCTCGATGAACTGGTGCAGCGAGCACTGCCCAAACGAGTCTTTGTGCTGGTAGGTGGCCACTGATCCTCAGATTACTCCACAATACTAACCTATTTGAATACCCACAGCCACCTCTGAAGCAACAGAACAAGTAGGAATGAGACAGCGATGATGCCGCCGCTTTAGTTTAAGTGTTTTAAAGTTTACAATTATCACTGGTGTGTAAAAATTAACTACGCCTACTCCCTCTTTATTGCTAACaacaaacatacatacataaatagCTATATTTAGAGAGTTACATAGCATAATACTTGAGAGTGTGTGTGATTGTATTGTATAATGTATTGTTAAACGGGCCAAGACGCACTCGACATTCTTGTTAGTTGATTACGGCGTTTTAGATAAGCTGTGCTAAGTCCTGGTCAGTACCGCAAGTTGCACATATTTTCGTACATCCTTTGAACGTACAGTAATAAATATAAAGCATAAAAATATCGTTGAAAGAGCACACACGTTTTAGTCATTTCCGGACCTCTTTCCGCCCGAGGAAAACTTAAAGACACCCTTTCTCTGATTCCGGTTTTCATTCTGCAAAAATAGTTAATTAgaaattgatattttattATTCAGCTGTAATACTCACCAACAGGCGATTTCCGAACAGCATCACAGCCTTATCCTCCGCTTCTTGCGGCGTAGCTCGT is from Drosophila suzukii chromosome 3, CBGP_Dsuzu_IsoJpt1.0, whole genome shotgun sequence and encodes:
- the LOC118877290 gene encoding trypsin beta — translated: MQVVLLPLMMWMIWISESAAEELDLRRSPRVVGGHPSDVWNQPHVVNIRRRGNFECGGSLVTPRCVLTAAHCLKEGQPSDFVVRGGVTYLRDMSNARYVRKILLPAAYSRTTLDHDVALLQLQHPLQASVARPISLALNSPRPGSFVRVSGWGLTDDRSTSLPNQLHSVHVQVMPQWECRDLYRGYRNITDSMFCASVPGLKDACAADSGGPVVNAHGFLVGVVSWGRANRCAAADSPGVYSDVSYLSDWIIDNMRRYC
- the LOC108007084 gene encoding trypsin beta; the protein is MLWRWDYFILAMLLLAELTDLGETAVARNQRKNRRLRNASGNKLAARRKQAGNSRKVSTKKVNQNKKTATPAKIESRIVGGTSTSVSTAPYIVQLRRGSNLCGGSLLTDRWVITAAHCVKGHSASDFTVRAGTSTLDGSDGITRSVDSIHVAPKFTTNKMNMDAALLKLNETLTGTNIGTISMATSRPKAGANVRIAGWGITRESGTTASQTLEAAQVRVVRQKKCRLNYRGRATITKFMICARAAGKDACSGDSGGPVTRNNVLVGIVSFGYGCARPGYPGVYTDVSAIRQWANKVMANN